From Actinoplanes oblitus, a single genomic window includes:
- a CDS encoding response regulator: protein MTPTVLIVDDSLTVRMDLHDAFSDDGFQTILCANGAEARAAFAREEFDAAILDVLLPDADGLELLTELRGSAAHAGVVTMLLSVESEVTDRLAGLRIGADEYVGKPYDAGYVVARTRQLLGEAPDSANGSPTILVIDDSTTFRERLRDLLEPEGYAVLTAASGEEGLRMAADRRPNAVIVDGVMPGIDGATVIRRIRLDPALRDTPCLLMTAADDYATEMQMLDAGADAFVRKQQDLAVVLAKLAAVLRQAAEQLPIEAIGSLHGPGKVLTVSPNRAELEEWADALRADGYDIVACGSVSDALELLGEQAADCIVLGLDGDLPHAREGCRRIREVPRVGDLPLIMAGREEAMLDCLAAGADDYVRLADGPEGLRVHVRAQIRRKQSHDEARRIREELMRRELDAAEERAARQLAETRAALVEELEWRNRELEAFSGSVSHDLRGPLQVISSFAEHMLEEADDEQLGEQTRHRLSRIYAAALRMADLVESLLILARASRGELRRTTFDLTATARQVCAEVAGRDPEHKVDFEVQEAMTADADEGLVRVILENLVNNAVKFTRKIEHPVVTVGFDQGRFFVRDNGAGFPAGKAGELFRPFARLHDARDFPGTGIGLTTVHRAVERHGGEIHAEGEEGQGATFWFTLPPAQPAT, encoded by the coding sequence ATGACGCCGACCGTGCTGATCGTCGACGACAGCCTGACCGTCCGGATGGACCTGCACGACGCGTTCTCCGACGACGGCTTCCAGACCATCCTGTGCGCGAACGGCGCGGAGGCGCGCGCCGCGTTCGCCAGGGAGGAGTTCGACGCCGCCATCCTGGACGTGCTGCTGCCCGACGCCGACGGGCTGGAGCTGCTCACCGAGCTGCGCGGATCGGCCGCGCACGCCGGGGTGGTGACCATGCTGCTGTCGGTGGAGAGCGAGGTCACCGACCGGCTGGCCGGGCTGCGGATCGGCGCCGACGAGTACGTCGGCAAGCCGTACGACGCCGGTTACGTGGTGGCCCGCACCCGCCAGTTGCTCGGCGAGGCCCCGGACAGCGCCAACGGCAGCCCCACCATCCTGGTCATCGACGACAGCACGACGTTCCGCGAACGGCTGCGTGACCTGCTCGAACCGGAGGGGTACGCGGTGCTGACCGCGGCCAGCGGCGAGGAGGGCCTGCGGATGGCCGCCGACCGCCGCCCGAACGCGGTGATCGTGGACGGGGTGATGCCGGGCATCGACGGCGCCACGGTGATCCGCCGGATCCGGCTCGACCCGGCCCTGCGCGACACGCCGTGCCTGCTGATGACCGCCGCCGACGACTACGCCACCGAGATGCAGATGCTGGACGCCGGCGCCGACGCGTTCGTCCGCAAGCAGCAGGACCTCGCGGTGGTGCTGGCCAAGCTGGCCGCGGTGCTGCGGCAGGCCGCCGAGCAGCTGCCGATCGAGGCGATCGGCAGCCTGCACGGTCCGGGCAAGGTGCTCACCGTCAGCCCGAACCGCGCCGAGCTGGAGGAGTGGGCCGACGCGCTGCGCGCCGACGGCTACGACATCGTGGCGTGCGGCAGTGTCAGCGACGCCCTGGAACTGCTCGGCGAGCAGGCCGCCGACTGCATCGTGCTGGGCCTGGACGGCGACCTGCCGCACGCCCGCGAGGGGTGCCGGCGGATCCGCGAGGTGCCGCGGGTCGGTGACCTGCCGCTGATCATGGCGGGCCGCGAGGAGGCGATGCTGGACTGCCTGGCCGCCGGCGCCGACGACTACGTGCGGCTGGCCGACGGCCCGGAGGGGCTGCGGGTGCACGTGCGCGCCCAGATCCGCCGCAAGCAGTCGCACGACGAGGCCCGCCGGATCCGCGAGGAGCTGATGCGCCGCGAGCTGGACGCCGCCGAGGAGCGCGCGGCCCGGCAGCTGGCCGAGACCCGGGCCGCGTTGGTCGAGGAGTTGGAGTGGCGCAACCGGGAGCTCGAGGCGTTCTCCGGCTCGGTCTCGCACGACCTGCGCGGCCCGCTCCAGGTGATCTCCAGCTTCGCCGAGCACATGCTGGAGGAGGCCGACGACGAACAGCTCGGCGAGCAGACCCGGCACCGGCTGAGCCGGATCTACGCGGCCGCGCTGCGGATGGCCGACCTGGTCGAGTCGCTGCTGATCCTGGCCCGGGCCAGCCGCGGCGAGCTGCGCCGGACCACCTTCGACCTGACCGCGACGGCCCGGCAGGTGTGCGCCGAGGTGGCCGGCCGGGACCCGGAGCACAAGGTCGACTTCGAGGTGCAGGAGGCGATGACGGCGGACGCCGACGAGGGCCTGGTCCGGGTGATCCTGGAGAACCTGGTGAACAACGCCGTCAAGTTCACCCGCAAGATCGAACACCCGGTGGTCACCGTCGGCTTCGATCAGGGGCGGTTTTTCGTACGCGACAACGGCGCCGGCTTCCCGGCCGGCAAGGCGGGTGAGCTGTTCCGCCCGTTCGCCCGGTTGCACGACGCCCGGGACTTCCCCGGCACCGGGATCGGCCTGACCACCGTGCACCGCGCCGTGGAGCGGCACGGCGGCGAGATCCACGCCGAGGGCGAGGAGGGGCAGGGCGCCACGTTCTGGTTCACCCTGCCCCCGGC